A region of Candidatus Leptovillus gracilis DNA encodes the following proteins:
- a CDS encoding LysM peptidoglycan-binding domain-containing protein, with protein MKKSRVVAVVLALVGVLITVTVVSAFTYQIQWGDTLWGLSRHFGTTVDTLARVNNISNPNLIFAGHYLEIPDGTAVPPPTVPPPTVPPGTTTYVVQRGDTLSSIASRFGTTVYAIVQLNNIPNPNLIFPGQVLIIPVGPLPTTTPGPSPTPGPSPTPPPPPTSNFELGGQTLSLAYPERMQYAGMTWAKFQYKWTAGDSPEAVTGVINAARNQGFKVLVSVTGANTYPAPGSINFASLTQFLSGVAALGPDAIEVWNEQNIDFEWPAGEISPVSYVNNMLAPAYQAIKQANPNVIVISGALAPTGFDNGYNAWADNRYLTGMWQAGAVNYLDCIGVHHNAGATSPTVTVGHPGGSHYSWYFLPTLNLYHNTFAGTRQVCFTELGYLSPEGFPGLPPNFSWAANTTVANQAQWLAEAVTLSRTGGKVRLLTVYNVDFTEFDITGDPQAGYAIIRPDTSCPACDSLHGVMGGN; from the coding sequence ATGAAGAAGTCGCGTGTAGTAGCCGTTGTTTTGGCGTTGGTCGGCGTGCTGATCACGGTGACAGTGGTGTCGGCGTTTACCTACCAAATCCAGTGGGGGGATACGTTGTGGGGCTTGTCGCGCCACTTTGGCACAACAGTGGACACGTTGGCGCGGGTGAACAATATCTCTAACCCCAACTTGATATTTGCCGGACACTATTTGGAGATTCCCGACGGTACGGCCGTTCCCCCGCCTACCGTGCCACCCCCCACCGTCCCGCCCGGCACAACGACCTACGTGGTGCAGCGGGGCGATACACTCTCTTCTATTGCCAGTCGGTTTGGCACGACGGTGTATGCCATCGTCCAATTGAACAATATCCCCAACCCCAACCTGATCTTCCCCGGTCAGGTGCTTATCATCCCCGTCGGGCCGCTGCCGACGACTACGCCTGGGCCGTCGCCCACGCCTGGGCCGTCGCCCACGCCACCACCGCCGCCCACTTCTAACTTTGAATTGGGTGGGCAGACGTTGAGTCTGGCTTACCCAGAGCGGATGCAGTACGCTGGGATGACCTGGGCCAAGTTTCAGTACAAATGGACGGCCGGCGATTCGCCAGAGGCGGTGACTGGGGTGATTAATGCGGCGCGCAACCAGGGATTTAAGGTGTTGGTGTCGGTGACGGGGGCCAACACTTATCCTGCGCCGGGCAGCATCAATTTTGCCAGCCTGACGCAGTTTTTGAGCGGCGTGGCGGCCCTGGGACCAGACGCCATTGAAGTCTGGAATGAGCAAAATATAGATTTTGAATGGCCGGCCGGTGAAATCAGCCCGGTGTCTTATGTGAATAATATGCTGGCGCCGGCGTACCAGGCGATTAAACAGGCCAACCCCAACGTTATCGTGATCTCTGGCGCACTGGCGCCGACCGGTTTCGACAATGGCTACAACGCCTGGGCCGATAATCGGTATCTGACGGGCATGTGGCAGGCGGGGGCGGTGAATTACCTGGACTGTATCGGCGTTCACCACAACGCCGGGGCGACTTCGCCGACGGTGACGGTGGGGCATCCGGGCGGCTCGCACTACAGTTGGTATTTTTTGCCGACGCTGAATCTGTACCACAACACCTTTGCCGGGACGCGGCAGGTCTGTTTTACGGAACTAGGCTATCTATCGCCGGAGGGCTTCCCCGGTTTGCCGCCGAATTTTTCTTGGGCGGCCAATACGACGGTAGCCAATCAGGCGCAGTGGCTGGCCGAGGCTGTCACACTGTCGCGCACCGGGGGCAAAGTGCGTTTGCTGACGGTGTATAATGTGGATTTCACGGAGTTTGACATAACTGGCGATCCACAAGCCGGTTATGCTATCATTCGGCCAGATACGTCGTGCCCGGCCTGTGACAGTTTGCACGGGGTCATGGGCGGGAATTAA
- a CDS encoding cyclic nucleotide-binding domain-containing protein, producing the protein MSISIDLLKRVQLFTNLGHEELGLLGDICTEMQIAPREVIIEQNTIGSSMYVVALGSVEVFIHGLENARSLVVLGRGQVIGEMALIDQGYRSASVKATDEGATLYLMERDQFYRLCEQNYHIGFVVMRNLAIDIAFKLRHRNLAEL; encoded by the coding sequence ATGTCAATTTCCATTGATTTGCTAAAACGTGTTCAGCTCTTCACCAATCTGGGCCACGAAGAGTTAGGCTTGTTGGGCGATATTTGCACGGAAATGCAGATTGCCCCCCGCGAAGTGATTATCGAGCAAAACACCATCGGCAGCAGCATGTACGTCGTGGCGCTTGGTTCGGTGGAGGTGTTTATTCACGGTTTGGAAAATGCGCGCAGCCTGGTAGTCTTGGGGCGCGGACAGGTTATTGGCGAGATGGCGCTGATTGACCAGGGGTATCGTTCCGCTTCAGTCAAGGCGACGGACGAGGGGGCCACGCTGTATCTGATGGAACGAGACCAGTTTTACCGGTTATGCGAGCAAAATTACCATATCGGTTTTGTCGTTATGCGTAATCTGGCGATTGATATTGCCTTCAAGTTACGGCATCGTAATCTGGCGGAACTATAG
- the rnhA gene encoding ribonuclease HI, with translation MMNVVVYTDGGADPNPGIGGWAAVLQYGEREKVLTGNDPHTTNNRMELQAAIAALGALTRPSTVEFHTDSEYLRQGITQWIDKWSKNNWVLKGGKPVLNADLWQVLWPLVKRHDIEWHWVKGHAGHPMNERADQLAREARLRITPNAQISDDVPRLYLRASCKGNPGPGGWGVVLEHQGDTRQASGSVPASTNNRMEITAVIEGLLLLSPGSTVQIFTTSDYLFQGATQWIHGWRKRNWQKKDEQPVANADLWQALDQLTQVYAIRWINAKGQTIPALAEAAKLAAAAIMVV, from the coding sequence ATGATGAACGTTGTTGTTTATACCGATGGTGGGGCGGATCCGAATCCTGGTATTGGGGGGTGGGCGGCCGTTTTGCAGTATGGCGAACGGGAGAAAGTGCTGACCGGCAACGACCCGCACACCACCAACAACCGCATGGAGCTTCAGGCGGCCATCGCGGCGTTAGGGGCTTTGACACGGCCGTCTACCGTCGAATTCCACACCGATTCTGAATACTTACGCCAGGGTATTACCCAATGGATAGACAAATGGTCTAAAAACAACTGGGTTCTCAAAGGGGGCAAGCCTGTCCTCAACGCCGATTTGTGGCAGGTATTATGGCCGCTGGTGAAGCGCCACGACATCGAATGGCACTGGGTCAAAGGCCACGCCGGCCATCCAATGAATGAGCGTGCAGACCAGTTGGCCCGCGAAGCACGCCTGCGCATCACCCCCAACGCCCAAATATCCGACGATGTTCCCCGGCTGTATCTGCGGGCATCGTGCAAGGGCAATCCTGGACCTGGCGGGTGGGGGGTGGTGCTGGAGCATCAGGGTGATACGCGGCAGGCCAGCGGCTCTGTGCCTGCCAGCACGAACAACCGCATGGAGATTACGGCCGTTATCGAGGGGCTGCTGCTGCTGTCCCCCGGCAGCACGGTGCAGATTTTCACCACGTCCGATTATCTTTTTCAGGGCGCAACCCAGTGGATCCATGGCTGGCGCAAACGAAACTGGCAAAAAAAAGACGAGCAGCCGGTCGCTAATGCCGATTTGTGGCAGGCGCTAGACCAATTAACTCAGGTCTACGCCATTCGCTGGATCAACGCCAAAGGGCAGACCATTCCGGCTCTAGCCGAAGCCGCCAAACTCGCTGCGGCGGCGATCATGGTTGTTTAG
- a CDS encoding FAD-dependent oxidoreductase encodes MFEIGTQSNPLRVAVVGAGPTGFYSAEHLFKQKELVVEVDMFDRLPVPFGLVRYGVAPDHQKIKSVTAVYDRIAQNPNFRFFGNVQVGKHITAAELSRYYHQIIYTTGAQTDRQMNIPGEQLTGSLPATDFVAWYNGHPDFQDYQVDLSQENVAVVGVGNVAMDVARILCRTPEELAATDIAEYALEKLRHSQVKNVYILGRRGPAQAAFTTPEVKELGEMQDADVYVVPEEAALDPLSEAALADSSDRATVKKVEIIQSYAGRPSSGKSRRLTLRFLVSPVELIGDETGQVVKMRLVKNKLYKTDSGTLRPKATDEYEEIPVGLVFRSIGYRGVPIPDVPFYDSWGVILNKEGQVLDPETQAPILGQYTGGWIKRGPSGVIGTNKPDALETVQHMLADAAAGRTLSPDYPDATAAAAFIAAKQPDFFSYADWLKLDALEIANGQAQGRPRIKFTNVADMLTAVGKR; translated from the coding sequence ATGTTTGAAATTGGCACACAGTCGAATCCTCTGAGGGTGGCCGTTGTGGGAGCCGGGCCAACCGGCTTTTACAGCGCCGAGCATTTGTTTAAGCAAAAAGAGTTGGTGGTGGAAGTGGACATGTTTGACCGCCTGCCCGTACCTTTTGGCCTGGTGCGGTATGGCGTGGCCCCGGACCATCAGAAGATTAAGTCGGTAACGGCCGTTTACGACCGCATCGCCCAAAACCCCAACTTTCGCTTTTTTGGCAACGTCCAGGTGGGCAAACACATCACCGCCGCCGAACTGAGCCGGTATTACCACCAGATCATCTACACCACCGGCGCGCAAACCGACCGGCAGATGAACATCCCCGGCGAACAACTGACCGGCAGCCTGCCGGCCACCGATTTTGTCGCCTGGTACAACGGCCATCCCGATTTTCAAGATTACCAGGTGGACCTTTCCCAAGAAAATGTGGCCGTCGTCGGCGTGGGCAACGTGGCCATGGACGTGGCCCGCATCCTGTGCCGCACGCCGGAAGAGCTGGCGGCCACAGATATTGCCGAATATGCTCTGGAAAAACTGCGCCACAGCCAGGTGAAAAATGTTTACATCCTCGGTCGGCGCGGGCCGGCCCAGGCCGCTTTCACCACGCCCGAAGTCAAAGAATTGGGTGAAATGCAAGACGCCGACGTGTATGTTGTGCCCGAAGAGGCGGCGCTGGACCCACTCAGCGAAGCCGCCTTGGCCGACAGCTCGGACCGGGCGACGGTGAAGAAGGTGGAGATCATTCAATCGTATGCGGGACGGCCGTCTAGCGGTAAATCGCGCCGGCTTACCCTCCGTTTTCTGGTCTCGCCGGTGGAACTCATCGGCGATGAAACCGGCCAGGTGGTGAAGATGCGCCTGGTCAAAAACAAATTGTACAAAACCGATTCTGGCACGCTGCGTCCCAAAGCCACCGACGAGTACGAAGAAATCCCCGTCGGACTGGTCTTTCGCTCTATTGGCTATCGCGGCGTGCCCATCCCCGATGTGCCCTTTTATGACAGTTGGGGCGTTATTCTCAACAAGGAAGGCCAGGTGCTGGACCCGGAAACGCAGGCGCCCATCCTCGGCCAATATACCGGTGGTTGGATCAAGCGTGGTCCTTCGGGGGTAATTGGGACCAACAAGCCGGACGCCCTGGAAACAGTGCAGCACATGTTGGCCGACGCGGCCGCCGGCCGCACCCTCTCGCCTGATTATCCTGATGCGACAGCGGCGGCGGCCTTCATCGCCGCAAAGCAGCCCGATTTCTTCTCTTACGCCGACTGGCTGAAGTTGGACGCCCTGGAAATTGCCAACGGGCAGGCGCAAGGACGGCCGCGCATCAAGTTTACCAACGTGGCCGATATGTTAACGGCCGTTGGCAAGCGCTAG
- a CDS encoding CBS domain-containing protein: MKVRRILATKGMGVMTIAPDRPIREAIGLLVGHNIGALVVVDDNGRPIGILSERDIIRTAAVNEQVFDHSVADLMTHDVITGTPQDDIHSLAHTMTEHRFRHIPIVEEGKLLGIISIGDILKAQRDQYRGEIDTLETQIMADDD; this comes from the coding sequence ATGAAAGTTCGAAGGATTCTGGCAACAAAAGGGATGGGGGTGATGACCATCGCCCCAGACAGGCCGATTCGTGAAGCCATCGGGCTGTTGGTAGGCCACAACATTGGCGCGTTGGTAGTGGTGGATGACAACGGCCGTCCGATTGGTATTTTGTCGGAGCGGGATATTATTCGGACAGCGGCCGTGAATGAACAGGTTTTCGACCACAGCGTGGCCGACCTGATGACCCACGACGTGATCACCGGCACGCCACAAGACGACATCCACTCGCTGGCCCACACCATGACCGAACACCGCTTCCGCCACATTCCCATCGTCGAAGAAGGCAAGCTTCTGGGCATCATCTCCATTGGCGACATCTTGAAAGCCCAGCGCGACCAATACCGGGGCGAGATTGATACCCTGGAAACCCAAATCATGGCCGACGATGATTGA